One Methylorubrum extorquens genomic window, CTGGGTCGCGCTCGGCGTCGTGCTCGGCGGACGGATCGGCTACGTGCTGTTCTACAACCTGCCGCTCTATCTCGATCATCCGATGGAGATCCTGGCGATCCGCAACGGCGGCATGTCGTTCCATGGCGGGTTCCTCGGGGCGATTCTGGCGCTGCTGCTCTTTGCGCGGGCGCGCGGCCTCAACGGCTACACCATGCTCGACATCGCCGCGGTGGTGGTGCCGGTGGGTCTGTTCTTCGGCCGCATCGCCAACTTCGTGAACGGCGAACTCTGGGGGCGCGCCGCGCCGGACTTCCCCTACGCCGTCGTCTTCCCCACCGGGGGCGACGTGCCGCGCTATCCGAGCCAGCTGTTCGAGGCCGCGACGGAAGGCTTGCTGCTGTTCGTGGTCATGGCGCTCGCCGTGCGCCGCTTCGGCTTCCGCAAGCCGGGGCTGCTCGGCGGCATCTTCGTCCTCGGCTACGCGCTGGCGCGAACCTTCTGCGAATTCTTCCGCGAGCCGGACCGGCAGCTCGGCTTCCTGTTCGGGCAGGACGTCAACGCGCTCGGCGGCGGCGTGACCATGGGGATGCTGCTCTGCGTGCCGATGGCGCTGGTCGGGCTCGTCTACATCGTCCTTGCTGCCCGCGGGGTGACGCGGCCTCGGAAGACGGGGCCGGAGATCCAGGCCGAAGCGGGGCAGATCTGAACGTGAGCCCCGAGGCGACGCCGCTGCTGGCGATCCTGGCGCGGGAGATCCACGCGAGCGGACCGCTCGGCCTCGACCGCTACATGGCGCTCTGCCTCGGGCATCCGCTGCACGGCTACTACGCCACGCGCGATCCCTTCGGCCGGGCCGGCGACTTCGTCACCGCGCCGGAGATCAGCCAGATGTTCGGCGAGCTGGTCGGCGCCTGGGCCGCCGCGGTGCTGGCGATGATGCCGGCGACGGGCGTGCGTCCCTGCCTCGTCGAACTCGGGCCCGGCCGCGGCACGCTGATGGCCGACGCGCTGCGGGCCCTGCGCGCGGCCGGCAGCGACTTCGAGCTGCATCTCGTCGAGACCAGCCCGGTGTTGCGCGGGCTCCAGGCGGACCGGCTCGCCGACGCAGCGCCGACCTTCCACGACTCGGTGGCAAGCCTGCCGGATGCGCCGCTTCTCGTCATCGCCAACGAGTTCTTCGACGCCCTCCCCGCCCGCCAGTTCGTCCGGACGGCGCTTGGATGGTGCGAGCGCCGCGTGGGTCTGACGCCGGAGGGCGACGCCCTGGCCTTCGGCCTCGACCCGGAGCCCGATCCGCGTCTTACGGCGCCGGCGTCGGCAGGCGCGGTGCTGACCCTGCCGAGCCAGGGGCTCGCCGTGATGCGCGATCTCGGCCGCCGTCTCGTCGCGCGGGGCGGCGTCCTCCTCGCGATCGATTACGGATACGACCAGCCCGGCTTCGGCGACACCTTCCAGGCGGTTGCCGGCCACCGCTTTGCCGACCCGCTCGCCCGGCCCGGCGAGGCCGACCTGACGCTGCACGTCGATTTCGGCGCGCTGGCCCGCGCGGCGGCCGCGGAAGACGCCGCCGTGCACGGCCCCGTGACGCAGCGCGATTTCCTGCTGGGGCTCGGCCTTGCGATGCGCGCCGAGCGGCTCAAGGCTCGCGCCACGCCGGATCAGACGCAGGCGATCGACGCCGCCGCCTTTCGCCTGACCGACCCGGA contains:
- the lgt gene encoding prolipoprotein diacylglyceryl transferase; its protein translation is MPPLLALPFPAIDPVAVSIGPVEIKWYALSYIAGLVGGWFYARRLVAADSLWGVVRRPTLADIDDLIVWVALGVVLGGRIGYVLFYNLPLYLDHPMEILAIRNGGMSFHGGFLGAILALLLFARARGLNGYTMLDIAAVVVPVGLFFGRIANFVNGELWGRAAPDFPYAVVFPTGGDVPRYPSQLFEAATEGLLLFVVMALAVRRFGFRKPGLLGGIFVLGYALARTFCEFFREPDRQLGFLFGQDVNALGGGVTMGMLLCVPMALVGLVYIVLAARGVTRPRKTGPEIQAEAGQI
- a CDS encoding class I SAM-dependent methyltransferase, encoding MSPEATPLLAILAREIHASGPLGLDRYMALCLGHPLHGYYATRDPFGRAGDFVTAPEISQMFGELVGAWAAAVLAMMPATGVRPCLVELGPGRGTLMADALRALRAAGSDFELHLVETSPVLRGLQADRLADAAPTFHDSVASLPDAPLLVIANEFFDALPARQFVRTALGWCERRVGLTPEGDALAFGLDPEPDPRLTAPASAGAVLTLPSQGLAVMRDLGRRLVARGGVLLAIDYGYDQPGFGDTFQAVAGHRFADPLARPGEADLTLHVDFGALARAAAAEDAAVHGPVTQRDFLLGLGLAMRAERLKARATPDQTQAIDAAAFRLTDPDPRGMGALFKVLCASHPALGPLPALPPPS